In the Paramisgurnus dabryanus chromosome 18, PD_genome_1.1, whole genome shotgun sequence genome, TCTGAAACATCTGTTTAAAGCATCCTTACCCAGATAAAAATAGACTCTGGGATCTGCAGAGttgcactgtcagaaataaaggtacaaaactatcttttctgtcactggggtggtccttaaaggtacacaataggtccttagggAATTGTACCCCCAAAGGGATACCCCCTAAAGGTACAAAAATtaacctttgagggtaccaccccagtgacagaaaaggtaaagttttgtaccttttttttggACAGTATGCCAACTATTGCTATCTGGGTAAACTCTTAGGGTGTACTCGCACTTTTCTCACCCCAAAACActggttcgtttgactagtTTGAGCACTCCATACCATGCCCTAAAGAAGCTGCTCAAAGAGGTTCTCAGTGATGCCATAAGATAATgattttggttccccaaagaacctttCAGTAGAAAGGTTTGTTTCCTACTTTTTCATTGTCTGAAGAACCTTTCTCCACTACAAAGAATCCATTGTGCAACAACGCAAAGgttctgtggatgttaaaggttcgtCATAGACCCAAAAGATCCTTTTAGAAGCCTTTATTTGAAGAGCATAGTGTCTGCTGATCATCAGTATCTCTTTTCTCTTGGTATCCATGCTTACTAGTCATCATTATATTTGATCCTACTTTTGGGTCATTCCATTATCTTTCATTGCTTACATGGCAGAAATTGCCTTTTGGTTTAATATTACTTTGCACATTCTAGTCCAGAAAGTTCTTCAGGCAAGTGAACTGTACTTCAAAATAGGGCAATGTTTTCTCAGGAATGCATCCTTGTTTTTACAGGCCTGAAACAACACTCGGAAGGCTGTTTGAATGTTGTCGGAAACATGAAAACCTTTTCTGCTCGAGTCTGGTTTGTAGCACAACATGTGAACGTTTTAAAAACTCTGAACAATCCGACTGGTTTTTCGGGCCTCGGTGTTCAGCTCGCCAAATGTTTCAAAGAATTGTTCCATCTCCCGTTGCAGAGTGGTGTTCCGTCTGTCGGCGTCAGCACGGGCTCGCTCCACATTTCGCATCTTGATCTCAGCCACGCTGACCCAGCGGCGCTGCTGCTCCAGAGTGGAACGCAACCCTGTGACTTCCCCCTGTAGTACCTTGTTTCTTTCTTCCAACCTTAAGACAGAAAAGAGCATTAGGGTGTGAAAGGACCTGAATAGAGGACTTGCTGCATTTGTAATGTAATAATAGCTGCAGCGTCTTCATGGTAGGAAGTTTTCTTACCTGTTGATTTTTGCTTCATATTCAGCCTTTTGCCTGGCCATCTGTTGCCGAAGCCCTGCAACAAGGCATTGCATGGCATGGGAGGCTGGAAAGCCTAGGGGCTCATGGGGAGCATTTGGCAAAAATACCTCGCTGCTGCCCGTACTTAAAGGGGCATCTGTGGGAGCAGAAGAGGAGGCAGGGGAGTAAGGACAAGGGCCTTCCTCACAAGAGTCCATCCTGAAAGAGTGGAAGTGTCCAGGGGAATCCTGGCAAGGAGTTGCTTCTCCGCTGCTCTCACTGTTCCCATCCAAAGGCGTAATCTCACAGGAGGACCAAGAGTTGCTGCTTTCAGcaggactagcagtaccacctTTTGTCTCCACAATACTAATGCTCAGCTTCTTGTCTTCTGTATATCCTTCGCCTTGATGCTCCTCAATACCCATATTGTCATAGACGGACAGGGTACTGTCCAGGGCTCCACTCTCCCCTAGTGTTCTCTCTGGTCCCCAAATGGGCTCCTCCATATCAGGCCAGCTCCTTGACTGCACACGACTTTCAACTCCATCCTCCAGCACCTTGTTCACACATACAGGTGGTGGAGTGGAGGGTGGAGGTTCATGTCTTGTGTGGAGAAATTCACGTGCTGAGCTTTGTTGATTGCAGTTGTCATAAATCAGGGCAGAGCTGGCAGATGAAGAGCCCTCTGTAAGCTGTTGATCTGTCTCTGATAAATTGTTTTTGTCACAAGGGCTTTGAACAGACTGTCTCTTCTCTTTCATATGTGGCAGAGAAAGTTTAAGTGGACAAGCTGAAGTCTGATCTGAAAGTAGGGTGTGATTGTCACTCTGTGTAGGTACTTCACCATGCACCCATTCCACAAGGTTGCTTTGTCTGTGAATAGGATGGATTGATGGTAAAGTAGCCTCTGGAAGGTTGCAGCTGTCTCTAGAGAAGAGCAAGGTGTGCTCTCGAATTAGTTCTGACATCAAATGTTGCACAACTGCTGCCCCTAGTGAGAGAGGTGGTTATTGCATGGTACACAGTCATTTGGTGCATATTCAGATCTTTCTACAGTAAATCTCATTACACAGCGCTCggatgcttgattctgattagcCAGTGGCGATATTCACAGGTTTGTTAAGATAGATACCCAGATAATAACACAACCTCTTGGGGTACTATGAGTCATCTTGACAAATGCGGGTTTATACTTTCATATAAATGTGCATCATTTATAACCTACATAAGATTTACTTAGGAATGATTAGATTGAAtgcatgtttgtcttgtttgaACATGTATTGGCTCAAAGCCACTAGAAGGCAGTTtgcatttattacaaataagctaacaacaatttaaatcaatacATTGTGTACATTTTTGTGTACTCGTAGCAAGTAGCTAAGTAATAAGCAAGATAACATACAGCCAGCCTGTCATGATTTATTCTGCGATAACAACTACATAAAACCATGGGTTTTCTCAGATCTCTTTGACATTAACATAATTTTGCTCACCTCCAATGATACTTTCTGGATCTTCAGCTTTAGGCCGGAGGATATTTGGCCCAAAAACAGTTGCCAGATTCTGGATGCTCATCTTGTTAATGTTGGAGTATGACTGGACATCATTTAAAAATCTTGAAGAAAGAAATGGGCTATTATAAAACTAGAAATAGAGACTTTTGTCAAAAGGTACATGAAATGCTCTAGATCTTTGTATGAAAAATGTACTTCATTCTTACTGGCAGATGTATTTCAGCAGGTTAAAGTTTGCCACAGGAAGCTCATGAAGAAGACTCCTCAACTCTTGCAAACCCTAAAGTCACAAAGTAAGTGACAAAAAGTAAACTATGACCTAtgaatttgtctccccttgtgacgTCAAAAGGgaatcttattataataatactgcccctattcaaccacggcactgccatttagtgcagagagagagagagatagaaaaTAATTGAAAGCACatttgagtttcaatttcaacaaaccaccattatggtgatcagtgtttgcatttcatcaactcatttgcatttaaagggacactcgcacctacaaagtggcaattgtaacatgctataataaattaactgtggggtattttgagctaaaactttacatacggTCTCTGGGGACACACACCAAAGGccttttttttacatcttaaaagtgttcaagtattgtgaaatgtcccctctAAAATGCATCATGACCTCTTTGAAGTTCTTTATAGTAAAATAATACTCTACCTGTTCTCTGTATAAGGGGATCTTTTTGCCGCAAACAAGAAACTCTTCATAGCGGGAATATGGCACCAGGGGTTCAGGCAGTTCCCTGAGATATAGCTTCAGCAGAGACGCCACTGTGTGCACATCTGTGCTACTAAGAGAGAAAACACATAGATTCACTGTGCGACTACAGTCACTATACatgtactgataaaatgtacagTAATGTATTGTCTGCTAAAcagataaatgtaaatgaaatgcaaagcatttatataattacatttgcaaattaaattattatattgaaatactgtatacattttaaagatgCATTGTTCAACTTTAAGAAAGAGAAAacatctcttgacagaaatgcaatttaaTATACATGACTATATATCAATGGTgtgtaaagaccttacataatgaactctattgcttttattaccttagaatgagccgtttttatctacagaGCAGGTTTTATCCCTACGTTGTCTTAGACGActacatgtttgtcctgtggctaTCAAAAGTTGTTTGTCTAGATAAATAGCTGTATTCTGCACATTTTACTTGTGTACGATAATTTCTTCCCAATATCATCATTTTGAGGTTTTGGTACGATACTTGGACATTTCCAATCTGGCAACACAGCATGAACCTGAATGACATCCCATTCTTAATCCTGCTGGACTATAACAGCTTCAACTCTTCTTGGAAGACTTTCTACAAGATTTAGGAGTGTGTTTCTGGGAATTTTTGACCATTCCCCTAAAAGCACATTTGTAAGGTCAGACACTGATGTTGGACGAGAAGGCCTCGCTCGTAGTCTCGGCTCCAATTCATCCCAAAGATGtgctattgggttgagatcagGACTCTTTGCAGGCCAGTCAAGTTCATCCACACCAAATTGCTCAACCATGTCTTTATGGACCTTGGTTTGTGCACTGGTGCATAGTCATGTTGGAACAAGAAGCTGCCATCCCCAAACTATTCCCACAAAGTTGGGATcatgaaattgtccaaaatgtCTTTGTATGATGAGGCTTTAAGAGTTCCTCTCACTGGAAGTGTTTGGAACACCTGAATTCAATGATTTGGAGGGGTGTCCCAAAACTTTTGCCAATATAGTGTATGAagtactgaattgtggagttacacctttaaacaatttttccacatttctgtgttcaggattatttgggcggggctaaagCGGTGGCTCGATGACGCACTGGAGCCACCGAGCATGGCCCGTCCCTAACATGATCGCAAGCATCTGTTCAGTTTGTagcagtatttttaagttgagAGAGACGGCAGTGTTCCCGTcggtgggtgtggtttcagcgcTGACAGCAGACACACAGATgaaagctaggcaaaatcgtgTTCATAATCGTGAAAAATCTCTGATTATGAACGTGATTTTCCCTAGCATCTTGGTGAAATACGGTTCTGTTTAGTAAATGCCActtcatctgaaagcaggtcATGGCAATTTACTACGAATCACCGAACCCGCTTTGCTGATGAGACCACCATGATAATCACAGGCAATTTTTTTTGCCAAGCTCTAGTGTGACAAACTCAGAACACATTAAACATCGCTTTACACCATAAGAGTTTTTAATCGTTTCTCCACCTATCCATGTCCATCCATGCCTTTATGATTGATAAAATTCTCCTGCTAAATGTTATAAGATTATATAGCCTATTGGAGGTCTTGAACCTCTTTAAGTTTTGCGGTACCTAATGTAAATCTCTCACCTATCAAAGGATGGTTTCTCTCCAGCATCAAAAGCTTCCTGCAGTTCTTTAACCAGTGTGGCCTGGCCAGGCTGCCGAAAGAGTCCCACCTCTGTAAGGCCGTGCTCCCGAATGAAACCTACACACTGCTCCACCACCAGAGGGGCCATGTGATCCCCGTACCTCCTCTCATACAGGACAGTCTCCTCCAACCTTTGACCAAATACACCTGTGATAGAAACCAAAAAGCACAGAGCTGTCAGAGATGAACCATGTTTAAAGCTGGGATGTGCTGAAAATGAAAATTTAACAGAGATCAATGAACTCACAAGCACAAACTAATGATTTAAATAATTCCAAGTTCCTTAATATAAATGCACCCTGCTGCTACTTCACTGCACCAAAATTTACCTCTGTGTGCTTTCTCAGCCTAATGTCATCTTTAAAGGAATTTTatagggctcattatagttgaACGTAGGTCCTACAGTGATGCCATAGGCTACGCACCGGTTTTCATCCATACTTCTGCGTCGACGTGCAATAACACATGCAGACCACTAgcaggcagtatccacgcgtgtaacctaCAATAGCAGTGCAATAGccaaagaagaagcagcttggccagTTAAAGGTgcaaagaggatgtttgttttatacatttttgcaatattacttgaaactgtctttactgactgataaaagactatttatcaGGTGCACTGATTGTAATAATATTAGTATACTATACATCTTTGCACAAGGTAGgaccttaaaaacatcagccaatcgTTGACGTGGTCATCGCGTAAACGATTGGCCCTCttgcttgtcaatcactgccattatgTTTCTTGTAAGAGACGTGCGCGCTCCAGTAACTTTACACAGGCGACGCTTGCGCATAGCATTGTTTTCATTGTTgctcctgctttcctcctcgaatttgcaccatGGTAGAGAAGAAACGCGAAGGAGGATGCAACAGAAAGACTTTTTATTAAGTCACTGAGAAGAGGcgaaaattgtcagaagaacgtaatcTAACCAGAGTCATtcttggagaaacatttcaacgctggagagcaatgaaggaacagagaggtgtcaagacagatGCGAAGTTCACAAAAAATGTTCtcgacaggtaacagtgattattctttctttgtggaataattattgttgtactgttattcaggtatattgacgttcttgtactgtagttgtaaggcagtgaccagtctgctacatgctagttgaaatgggagtaggGAGTAGCGCCGACGAAGCTAACGTTACGTCTTATGAGTTTATTATCATATCATGGTGATGGAGTACTCGAGTCCTGGACTCGAGTCACTATTCTTTGGACTCGAGTCCGACTCGAGAATCCATTCTCTGGACTTGTGACTCGACTTGGACTCGCGGATTGATGACTCGTACTTGGATTCGGACTCGAGGATATATACAATTGGACTTGAGCATTCATCACTTTGTTTTTGACTAAATatgttataaaaaattatataaggTGTTACACTTTTCCTGTTTCGTGCCCAAGACCGGTCGTGATCTCCCTTCACAGACACTGCTACCTCTCGCTCTCTTTGCTTGACAACACACTCACTGACGTCACTCACTTTTACGCTCATGCAATGCATGATGCGTGATTCGCGGGCTAAATGTTCACATTTGTAAAATGCAGAAAGACGTGCCCCGGATTGTGAAGTTCACCTACGCGAATTTGGCTTCTAATGCTGGAAAGAGCAGCGCTAAATGTTGTGTGTGTAATCGCACAATTGAGGAAAAGACTGG is a window encoding:
- the LOC135776671 gene encoding rho GTPase-activating protein 24 isoform X3, which gives rise to MPENKQTLQRTGSYLSHSAYRKIKRVLSFKRRVFGQRLEETVLYERRYGDHMAPLVVEQCVGFIREHGLTEVGLFRQPGQATLVKELQEAFDAGEKPSFDSSTDVHTVASLLKLYLRELPEPLVPYSRYEEFLVCGKKIPLYREQGLQELRSLLHELPVANFNLLKYICQFLNDVQSYSNINKMSIQNLATVFGPNILRPKAEDPESIIGGAAVVQHLMSELIREHTLLFSRDSCNLPEATLPSIHPIHRQSNLVEWVHGEVPTQSDNHTLLSDQTSACPLKLSLPHMKEKRQSVQSPCDKNNLSETDQQLTEGSSSASSALIYDNCNQQSSAREFLHTRHEPPPSTPPPVCVNKVLEDGVESRVQSRSWPDMEEPIWGPERTLGESGALDSTLSVYDNMGIEEHQGEGYTEDKKLSISIVETKGGTASPAESSNSWSSCEITPLDGNSESSGEATPCQDSPGHFHSFRMDSCEEGPCPYSPASSSAPTDAPLSTGSSEVFLPNAPHEPLGFPASHAMQCLVAGLRQQMARQKAEYEAKINRLEERNKVLQGEVTGLRSTLEQQRRWVSVAEIKMRNVERARADADRRNTTLQREMEQFFETFGELNTEARKTSRIVQSF
- the LOC135776671 gene encoding rho GTPase-activating protein 24 isoform X1 is translated as MGLTCFKSWKYNSSAQKGGNRDVLVSPGSYFFLSNSCGQGEEWLKSLNKGIWIPFTGVFGQRLEETVLYERRYGDHMAPLVVEQCVGFIREHGLTEVGLFRQPGQATLVKELQEAFDAGEKPSFDSSTDVHTVASLLKLYLRELPEPLVPYSRYEEFLVCGKKIPLYREQGLQELRSLLHELPVANFNLLKYICQFLNDVQSYSNINKMSIQNLATVFGPNILRPKAEDPESIIGGAAVVQHLMSELIREHTLLFSRDSCNLPEATLPSIHPIHRQSNLVEWVHGEVPTQSDNHTLLSDQTSACPLKLSLPHMKEKRQSVQSPCDKNNLSETDQQLTEGSSSASSALIYDNCNQQSSAREFLHTRHEPPPSTPPPVCVNKVLEDGVESRVQSRSWPDMEEPIWGPERTLGESGALDSTLSVYDNMGIEEHQGEGYTEDKKLSISIVETKGGTASPAESSNSWSSCEITPLDGNSESSGEATPCQDSPGHFHSFRMDSCEEGPCPYSPASSSAPTDAPLSTGSSEVFLPNAPHEPLGFPASHAMQCLVAGLRQQMARQKAEYEAKINRLEERNKVLQGEVTGLRSTLEQQRRWVSVAEIKMRNVERARADADRRNTTLQREMEQFFETFGELNTEARKTSRIVQSF
- the LOC135776671 gene encoding rho GTPase-activating protein 24 isoform X2, whose protein sequence is MGLTCFKSWKYNSSAQKGGNRDVLVSPGSYFFLSNSCGQGEEWLKSLNKGIWIPFTGVFGQRLEETVLYERRYGDHMAPLVVEQCVGFIREHGLTEVGLFRQPGQATLVKELQEAFDAGEKPSFDSTDVHTVASLLKLYLRELPEPLVPYSRYEEFLVCGKKIPLYREQGLQELRSLLHELPVANFNLLKYICQFLNDVQSYSNINKMSIQNLATVFGPNILRPKAEDPESIIGGAAVVQHLMSELIREHTLLFSRDSCNLPEATLPSIHPIHRQSNLVEWVHGEVPTQSDNHTLLSDQTSACPLKLSLPHMKEKRQSVQSPCDKNNLSETDQQLTEGSSSASSALIYDNCNQQSSAREFLHTRHEPPPSTPPPVCVNKVLEDGVESRVQSRSWPDMEEPIWGPERTLGESGALDSTLSVYDNMGIEEHQGEGYTEDKKLSISIVETKGGTASPAESSNSWSSCEITPLDGNSESSGEATPCQDSPGHFHSFRMDSCEEGPCPYSPASSSAPTDAPLSTGSSEVFLPNAPHEPLGFPASHAMQCLVAGLRQQMARQKAEYEAKINRLEERNKVLQGEVTGLRSTLEQQRRWVSVAEIKMRNVERARADADRRNTTLQREMEQFFETFGELNTEARKTSRIVQSF